In Leishmania donovani BPK282A1 complete genome, chromosome 35, the following are encoded in one genomic region:
- a CDS encoding adenine aminohydrolase — protein sequence MADATLLHRLIEALPKAELHVHIEGTLSPELLFELAKRNGVQIPYKTVEEVRAAYNFTDLQSFLDLYYEGMSVLITEDDFADLAYAYTRVMHESRVTHAEPFFDPQGHLCRGITFRVLYDGLMKGFRRGEAEFGVSVALIFSFLRHLSEEECFALVRDDMHPDNGQYIRELFAAKAFVAVGLDSSELDNPPEKFARLYRYCHEELKVPFLVAHAGEEGPPGYMRDAMSMLAVDRIDHGVAARLDQALCKDLREKRIPLTVCPTSNVALKVFQDRATCGAVVMDLVLTEGLCITINSDDPAYFGGDIRESFRILAETGRLTPATLKQLVLNSFCSSFIAEDRKRAYEERVEKVFKDVCGGTYE from the coding sequence ATGGCTGATGCGACCCTTCTTCATCGCCTCATAGAGGCTTTGCCAAAGGCAGAGCTGCACGTGCACATTGAGGGAACACTGAGCCCAGAACTGCTCTTTGAGCTTGCGAAGAGGAATGGGGTGCAGATTCCGTACAagacggtggaggaggtcCGCGCGGCCTATAACTTTACTGATCTGCAGTCGTTTCTGGACCTCTATTATGAAGGCATGTCTGTCCTCATCACCGAGGACGATTTTGCGGACCTGGCATACGCCTACACGCGTGTGATGCACGAGAGTCGCGTTACTCACGCCGAGCCCTTTTTCGATCCTCAAGGTCACCTCTGCCGCGGTATTACATTTCGCGTTCTCTACGACGGGCTCATGAAGGGGTTTCGCCGCGGTGAGGCCGAGTTTGGAGTCAGTGTAGCGCTCATCTTTAGCTTCCTTCGTCATCTCTCCGAGGAGGAGTGCTTTGCACTCGTGCGCGATGACATGCACCCCGACAACGGTCAGTACATCCGTGAGTTATTCGCAGCGAAGGCGTTTGTAGCGGTGGGGCTGGACTCTTCAGAATTGGACAACCCGCCGGAGAAGTTCGCGCGGCTCTACCGCTACTGCCACGAAGAGCTGAAGGTGCCGTTCCTTGTGGCGCACGCGGGTGAGGAAGGTCCACCGGGGTACATGCGGGATGCGATGAGCATGCTGGCAGTGGACCGCATCGACCACGGTGTGGCCGCGCGTCTGGACCAGGCGCTGTGCAAGGATCTGCGTGAGAAGCGAATTCCACTGACTGTGTGCCCGACGTCGAACGTAGCCCTCAAGGTCTTCCAGGATCGCGCGACGTGcggggcggtggtgatggacCTCGTTTTGACAGAGGGGCTTTGCATCACCATCAACTCAGATGATCCGGCCTACTTTGGCGGCGACATCCGAGAGAGTTTCCGCATTCTCGCCGAGACGGGCCGACTCACCCCGGCCACGCTGAAGCAGCTCGTGCTCAACTcgttctgcagcagcttcatcGCCGAAGATCGCAAGCGCGCGTacgaggagagggtggagaagGTGTTCAAGGACGTGTGCGGGGGGACGTATGAATGA